In Brassica napus cultivar Da-Ae chromosome A3, Da-Ae, whole genome shotgun sequence, the sequence AGTTCTTGGAGCCTCTTGAGCTATGTTACCGCTCACTATGTTCATGTGGTGACCGcccaatagctgatggaacccTTCTTGATTTCTTGAGGCAAGTCTCCACCTTCGGACTCTCCCTTGTCAGGCTTGACATTAGGCAAGAGTCTGAACGCCACACCGATGTCTTGGACGCTATCACCAAACACTTGGACGGTTCCTCGTATAGAGACTGGTCTGAAGAACGTCGCCAAGAATGGCTTCTATCTGAACTAAGCGGCAAACGTCCACTTTTCGGACCAGATCTTCCCAAAACCGAAGAAATCGCTGATGTTCTTGACACATTCAAAGTCATATCCGAACTGCCTTCGGATTGCTTTGGAGCTTACATTATCTCTATGGCGACCTCACCTAGTGATGTCCTTGCTGTTGAGCTTCTACAGCGTGAGTGCCATGTGAAAACGCCGCTTAGAGTTGTTCCTCTCTTTGAGAAGCTAGCTGACCTCGAAGCAGCTCCTGCAGCTGTTTCAAGACTCTTTTCCCTAGACTGGTACAAGAACCGTATCAACGGTAAACAAGAGGTTATGATTGGTTACTCTGACTCGGGGAAAGACGCTGGGCGTCTCTCAGCTGCTTGGGAGCTGTACAAAGCTCAAGAAGAGCTTGTGAAGGTTGCTAAGAAGTACGGAGTGAAGCTGACTATGTTCCATGGCCGTGGTGGCACTGTCGGAAGAGGAGGTGGTCCCACACATCTTGCTATATTGTCTCAGCCACCGGATACAGTTAATGGCTCGCTGAGAGTGACGGTTCAAGGTGAAGTCATTGAGCAATCGTTTGGAGAGGAACACTTGTGTTTTAGAACACTTCAGCGTTTCACAGCTGCTACTCTTGAGCATGGGATGAACCCTCCTGTTTCGCCCAAACCTGAGTGGCGTGCATTGCTAGATGCAATGGCAGTTGTTGCTACTGAGGAATACCGATCTGTGGTGTTCCAAGAACCTCGATTTGTCGAGTACTTCCGCCTTGTAAGTACTCTCTGATTCTCTTTTAACAAGCTTTATAGTTCAAAGAAATTTTCAAGAAATAGCTAGGCAATAACTAAGAGATTTGCAGAGGATTGTCGACTAGGCGGATTATTCAAACATAGattattggtttattttatatttatataagatattttagtttttggatttaattataaaactattttgatgaattatcaaacttagatatacaaaaaaaaaagaaattagaaaaatttGTCGATTTGTATtaacattattatttaatttaataaatttggaCTAAATTAGTTCCGAGTTAAACTGATTTTTAACTGATTTTGAATGATATAAATTGGATTTTAGGTAAATTGTTTCGGTTAGAACAGAGTGGCTGCTTATAACTATATTTAGAACCATGGTTCAAAGTATCTTAACCGTTGGTTTGCTGTGTAGGCAACACCTGAGCTAGAGTATGGACGTATGAACATTGGAAGCAGACCTTCAAAAAGAAAGCCAAGCGGTGGGATTGAGTCTCTACGTGCAATCCCATGGATCTTTGCTTGGACTCAAACCAGATTCCATCTTCCTGTATGGCTAGGATTCGGAGCAGCATTCAAGTATGCAATCAAGAAGGATGTGAGGAACCTCCACATGCTGCAAGATATGTACAAACACTGGCCGTTTTTCCGAGTCACCATTGACCTTATTGAAATGGTGTTCGCCAAGGGAGACCCTGGGATCGCTGCATTGTACGACAAActtcttgtgtcaaaagatctATGGGCCTTTGGAGAGAAACTGAGAACCAACTTTGAAGAAACCAAGAACCTCATTCTCCAGGTATGAACAAACAGAACAAAAACAGAGTCTtctgtttcgttttttttttgtttttaacttgAAGTAACATTAAAATCTATTCTGTTTTGCAGACTGCTGGACACAAAGACCTTCTTGAAGGAGACCCTTACTTGAAACAGAGGCTTAGGTTGCGTGACTCTTACATTACTACTCTCAATGTCTGTCAAGCCTACACATTGAAGAGAATCCGTGATCAAAACTACAATGTGACTCTGCGACCACACATTTCTAAAGAGATCATGCAGTCGAGCAAAT encodes:
- the LOC106439388 gene encoding phosphoenolpyruvate carboxylase 3, whose amino-acid sequence is MAGRNIEKMASIDAQLRQLAPAKVSEDDKLIEYDALLLDRFLDILQDLHGEDLRETVQELYELSAEYEGKREPKKLEELGKVLTSLDAGDSIVISKAFSHMLNLANLAEEVQIAYRRRIKKLKKGDFVDESSAATESDIEETFKRLVSDLGKSPEEIFDALKNQTVDLVLTAHPTQSVRRSLLQKHGRIRDCLAQLYAKDITPDDKQELDESLQREIQAAFRTDEIRRTPPTPQDEMRAGMSYFHETIWNGVPKFLRRVDTALKNIGIDERVPYNAPLIQFSSWMGGDRDGNPRVTPEVTRDVCLLARMMAANLYYNQIENLMFELSMWRCTDEFRAKADEIHRNSRKDAAKHYIEFWKTIPPTEPYRVILGDVRDKLYHTRERSRQLLSNGISDIPEEATFTNVEQFLEPLELCYRSLCSCGDRPIADGTLLDFLRQVSTFGLSLVRLDIRQESERHTDVLDAITKHLDGSSYRDWSEERRQEWLLSELSGKRPLFGPDLPKTEEIADVLDTFKVISELPSDCFGAYIISMATSPSDVLAVELLQRECHVKTPLRVVPLFEKLADLEAAPAAVSRLFSLDWYKNRINGKQEVMIGYSDSGKDAGRLSAAWELYKAQEELVKVAKKYGVKLTMFHGRGGTVGRGGGPTHLAILSQPPDTVNGSLRVTVQGEVIEQSFGEEHLCFRTLQRFTAATLEHGMNPPVSPKPEWRALLDAMAVVATEEYRSVVFQEPRFVEYFRLATPELEYGRMNIGSRPSKRKPSGGIESLRAIPWIFAWTQTRFHLPVWLGFGAAFKYAIKKDVRNLHMLQDMYKHWPFFRVTIDLIEMVFAKGDPGIAALYDKLLVSKDLWAFGEKLRTNFEETKNLILQTAGHKDLLEGDPYLKQRLRLRDSYITTLNVCQAYTLKRIRDQNYNVTLRPHISKEIMQSSKSAQELVKLNPTSEYAPGLEDTLILTMKGIAAGLQNTG